In Achromobacter pestifer, the DNA window ATTGGGCAGGCCCTTCAGGCGCGCGATGTCGAAGTATTCGACGGTGCCGCCGGGCAGCACGTCCAGCTTGCCGGATTCGAATGCCGCCGAGCGCGAGGCCGCGTCGGGAATCACATGGAAGTACAGCGTCTCCACGTTGGGCACGGCGGGCTCGTGGTACTGCTCGTTGCGCACCAGCTGGATGTATGAGCCGCGGCGCCATTCCTTGAACTTGTAGGGGCCGGTGCCGATGGGCGTGTTGTTGGCCGGGTTGGCCTGGAAGTCCGTGCCTTCGTAGATGTGGCGCGGCACCATGGGCATGGTGCCGACCTCGAACAGTCCCAGGAAGGGGGCGAAAGGGCGCGGCAGGCGGAATTCCACCGTGTGCTCGTCCAGCGCCTTGATGCTCTCCACGAAGGCCAGGCCGGCGCGCAGGCGCGCATGGGTCTTGCGTAGGAACTGGTCGACGCTGAACACCACGTCGTGCGCGTTGAAGGGCTTGCCGTCATGCCACAGCACGCCTTGCTTGAGCTTGAAGGTGTACACGGTGGCCGTGTCGTTCACGGTCCAGGAGGCCGCCAGGCCGGGCATGGGCTCCAGCTTTTCGTCGTAGCGCAGCAGGCCTTCGTAGATGTTGCCGCCGATCATCTGGGTGGGGCCGTTCTGGATGATGCCCAGCATGAGGCCGGACGGTTCCGGCTGCACGGCGATGTTCAGCACGCCGTTGCGGGCGGCTGCGGCCCACGCGGGCAGGGCGGCGCTGCCGCTCCACCATCCAGCGGTTGCGGCGCTGGCGATCAGAAAGTCGCGACGATTCATGAGGTTCTCCTGGAGTCGGGGGACGAAGCGGCAGATGGAGCGGCGCGCGCGGTTCAGGCGCGCGGCGCGGCGGGGGCGCTGGACGAGGGAGTCACCAGCTTGAGCAGCGCGCGCCATTCGCGTTCGCTGGGATCGGTGGAGCCGGGCAGGCGGTTGGTGTCGCCGCTGGCGTATTGCCGCGCGGTCTTCTCGCTGACCTGCGGACTGACCGGGTAGGTCGCCTGGCCGGTCGCCTGGATCGCCAGCTGGACGCGGCAGGCGCGGTCCAGGTTGAGCATGAGGATGAAGGCCTCGGCGACCGTGGCGCCGAGGGTGAGCAGGCCGTGGTTGCGCAGGATCATGGCCTTGTGCCGGCCCAGGTCGGCGACCAGGCGCTCGCGTTCCTCCAGGTCCAGCGCGATGCCCTCGTACTCGTGGTAGGCGACCCGGTTGTAGAACTGCAGCGCCCATTGGTTCACCGGCTGCAGGCCGCAGGCGAGCGAGGACACGGCCACGCCCGCGACGGTGTGGGTGTGCAGCACGCAACCCGCGTCGGCGCGTCCCATGTGCACGGCGCTGTGGATGGTGAAGCCGGCCGGGTTCACGTCATGGGGGGTGGGCGCGACGGCGGTGCCGTCCATGCCGACCTTGACCAGGGAGTCCGCGCTGATGTCGCGGAACAGGTGGCCGTAGGGATTGATCAGGAACGCGTCTTCCTCGCCCGGCACGCGCGCCGAGATGTGGGTGTAGATGCTGTCGTCCATGCCGAAGTGGGCGGTCAGGCGATAGCACGCGGCGAGATCCTGGCGGGTCTGCCACTCCGCCGCACTCATGGACTGCGGCGCGGTGTCTAGGGAAGTGACCATACATGCGTCCTTGGTGAGTTCGGCCGCGGTGGCGGGCCGGATGCGAAGGATTATGCGTCGATAGTCAACTGTCGACAGTTAGCAGTAATACTGATATGCTGGGCGA includes these proteins:
- a CDS encoding ABC transporter substrate-binding protein → MNRRDFLIASAATAGWWSGSAALPAWAAAARNGVLNIAVQPEPSGLMLGIIQNGPTQMIGGNIYEGLLRYDEKLEPMPGLAASWTVNDTATVYTFKLKQGVLWHDGKPFNAHDVVFSVDQFLRKTHARLRAGLAFVESIKALDEHTVEFRLPRPFAPFLGLFEVGTMPMVPRHIYEGTDFQANPANNTPIGTGPYKFKEWRRGSYIQLVRNEQYHEPAVPNVETLYFHVIPDAASRSAAFESGKLDVLPGGTVEYFDIARLKGLPNVEITTKGWEFFGPHSFMWLNNRNPVLADVRVRRAIMYALDREAMRNVAWYGFGKVATGPFNSTVRYHTDEVTKYPRDLARARQLLKEAGYKGQTLRLLPLPYGETWQRFAEIARQNLAEAGIKLEMTATDVAGWSEKTANWDYDIAFCYLYQYGDAALGVARNYLTSTIAKGSPWNNVEGYSNPKVDELFERGSREADPEARRRLYEEVQRVLVDEVPVAWLLELQFPTLYRNNIKNLINSGIGLNDSLARATLA
- a CDS encoding class II aldolase/adducin family protein; this translates as MVTSLDTAPQSMSAAEWQTRQDLAACYRLTAHFGMDDSIYTHISARVPGEEDAFLINPYGHLFRDISADSLVKVGMDGTAVAPTPHDVNPAGFTIHSAVHMGRADAGCVLHTHTVAGVAVSSLACGLQPVNQWALQFYNRVAYHEYEGIALDLEERERLVADLGRHKAMILRNHGLLTLGATVAEAFILMLNLDRACRVQLAIQATGQATYPVSPQVSEKTARQYASGDTNRLPGSTDPSEREWRALLKLVTPSSSAPAAPRA